Proteins encoded within one genomic window of Dehalococcoidia bacterium:
- a CDS encoding LLM class flavin-dependent oxidoreductase, translated as MSPRVGLHMPLGNGFSRQETLDFVLRAEELGYESIWFGESWGYDAFTTLAWVASHAKKIRLGTHISTIFSRTPAMTAQSAFSLNEISGGRLTLGIGTSGPLVVEHWHGVKWESPLVRTREYVEIIRLALSGQRVDYDGSLYQLKGFKLRDLVEEVKIPIMIASIGPKNIELTGEIADGWLPIFLKRDAIAQCKELIRKGATIAPRDLEDFEIAPSVLAAVSDDALITRNMVKAHIAFYVGGMGSFYKNMMSKFGWGSEAEDIRAAWDMPDRKGRVMARDLVTDEMVDQTSVAGSLQHAKNQLMSLFDAGVTLPILMFPFGSDKKVISDTIDIVAPKNI; from the coding sequence ATGGCTTTAGCCGCCAAGAAACATTGGACTTTGTGCTTCGCGCAGAGGAATTAGGGTACGAATCAATTTGGTTTGGTGAATCTTGGGGATACGATGCGTTTACGACGCTTGCTTGGGTCGCTTCCCACGCAAAGAAAATTAGGTTAGGTACTCACATTTCTACGATCTTCAGTAGAACTCCTGCAATGACAGCTCAAAGTGCTTTTTCACTGAATGAAATATCTGGAGGTCGACTCACTTTGGGAATTGGAACAAGTGGACCACTGGTGGTGGAACACTGGCATGGAGTTAAATGGGAAAGCCCTTTGGTTCGTACTCGGGAGTATGTAGAAATTATCAGGTTAGCTTTGAGCGGTCAGCGAGTTGATTACGACGGGAGCCTCTACCAACTTAAAGGATTCAAGCTTCGCGACCTTGTAGAGGAAGTAAAAATCCCAATCATGATTGCCTCGATTGGACCAAAAAATATCGAATTGACTGGTGAAATTGCAGATGGCTGGCTGCCGATATTTCTTAAGCGAGATGCTATAGCCCAATGTAAAGAGTTGATTCGAAAAGGGGCTACTATCGCGCCAAGAGATTTAGAGGACTTTGAAATTGCTCCTTCTGTGCTTGCAGCCGTTTCGGACGACGCATTAATAACTAGGAACATGGTTAAAGCCCATATAGCTTTTTATGTAGGTGGCATGGGCAGTTTTTATAAAAACATGATGAGTAAATTTGGATGGGGCTCTGAAGCCGAAGATATACGTGCTGCTTGGGATATGCCAGATCGCAAAGGTAGAGTCATGGCAAGAGATTTAGTGACAGATGAAATGGTTGATCAAACAAGTGTTGCGGGCAGTCTCCAGCATGCCAAGAATCAGCTTATGAGCTTATTCGACGCGGGTGTTACGCTTCCAATACTTATGTTTCCATTTGGTTCTGATAAAAAAGTTATATCAGATACAATCGATATAGTTGCACCGAAGAATATATAA